In Polaribacter sp. L3A8, a genomic segment contains:
- the glgA gene encoding glycogen synthase yields the protein MKALFYTREFPPYVYGGAGVHVEYLATELAKLMHVDVRCFGDQNDTVNNPTVKGFPYENPIFDNSDDKLKAIFQTLSTGLHMNAEPIDADVIHCHTWYSHFAGIVAKLCYGIPLVITTHSLEPLRPWKREQLGRGYDASSWIEKTAIEMADALIAVSKETKEDVLKHFNVDESKIKVIYNGINLQQYITTPETSTLDEYGIDKNKPYVLFVGRITRQKGIIHLVNAIKYIDPDTQIVLCAGAPDTPEIGKEMKDAVNEVKKTRKNVIWIDKMVTKEEIIQLYSHADVFCCPSIYEPFGIINIEAMACNTAVVASAVGGIKEVVVHRETGLLIPVEQQDSAPFEPIDPNKFAKDLADGVNEVINNPELRESMSQKGRKRVEEHFDWISIAKQVEELYKSVKK from the coding sequence ATGAAAGCCCTTTTTTATACTAGAGAATTTCCTCCTTACGTATATGGTGGAGCTGGTGTTCATGTAGAATATCTTGCAACAGAATTAGCTAAACTTATGCATGTTGATGTAAGGTGTTTTGGAGACCAAAATGACACTGTCAACAATCCCACTGTAAAAGGTTTTCCTTACGAAAATCCAATTTTTGATAATTCTGATGACAAGCTTAAAGCTATCTTTCAAACTTTAAGTACAGGCCTTCATATGAACGCAGAACCTATAGATGCAGATGTAATACATTGTCATACTTGGTACTCACATTTTGCAGGAATCGTTGCAAAACTTTGCTATGGCATACCTTTAGTAATTACCACACACTCCCTAGAACCCTTAAGACCCTGGAAAAGGGAGCAACTAGGGCGTGGATACGATGCTTCTTCTTGGATAGAAAAAACAGCTATTGAAATGGCTGATGCATTAATTGCTGTTTCTAAAGAAACAAAAGAAGATGTTCTAAAGCATTTTAACGTAGATGAAAGTAAAATTAAGGTAATTTATAACGGTATTAACTTACAACAATACATTACAACTCCAGAAACTTCTACTCTAGACGAATACGGTATTGATAAAAATAAACCTTATGTCCTTTTTGTAGGTAGAATAACAAGACAAAAAGGAATTATTCATTTAGTGAATGCCATAAAATATATAGACCCAGACACACAAATAGTATTATGTGCTGGTGCTCCGGATACACCTGAAATTGGTAAAGAAATGAAAGATGCCGTTAACGAGGTTAAAAAAACTCGTAAAAACGTTATTTGGATTGACAAAATGGTTACCAAAGAAGAAATAATTCAATTATATTCTCATGCTGATGTATTTTGTTGCCCTTCCATCTATGAACCCTTTGGTATTATAAATATTGAAGCAATGGCATGTAACACCGCTGTTGTTGCCAGTGCAGTTGGCGGTATTAAAGAAGTTGTTGTTCATAGAGAAACTGGTTTACTTATACCGGTAGAACAACAAGACTCGGCACCATTTGAACCTATAGACCCAAATAAATTTGCTAAAGATTTAGCTGATGGAGTTAATGAGGTAATTAACAATCCTGAATTAAGGGAGTCTATGTCCCAAAAAGGTAGAAAAAGAGTAGAAGAACATTTTGATTGGATATCGATAGCAAAACAAGTAGAAGAATTATATAAATCAGTAAAAAAATAA
- a CDS encoding glucose-1-phosphate adenylyltransferase, protein MINDKVLGIILGGGQGSRLYPLTKDRSKPAVPIAGKYRLVDIPISNCINSDIKRMYVLTQFNSASLNAHIKNTYHFSFFSSAFVDVLAAEQTIHSDKWFQGTADAVRQSMLHFLENDFEYALILSGDQLYQMDFNDMIKKHEESGAEISIATYPVNAKDATQFGLLKTNNENIITSFIEKPAAELLPDWTSDVSDEMKSQGRDYLASMGIYIFNRDLLVELMKNPDTNDFGKEIIPQAIETHKTLSYQYEGYWTDIGNIDSFFEANLGLTDDVPKFNLYDEKGIYTRPRILPTSKIAGSILNKAVIGDGCIIHAEKIERSVIGIRSRIGKNSLISNTYMMGNDSYETLSEVSENHIEIMMGIGERCYIHNCIIDKNCRIGDDVRINGGPHIANIETDTYMVKEGIVVIKKDATIPKGTNIG, encoded by the coding sequence ATGATAAACGATAAAGTACTAGGAATTATTTTAGGAGGAGGACAAGGCTCTAGATTATATCCGTTAACAAAAGATAGATCTAAACCTGCTGTACCTATTGCTGGTAAATATAGATTAGTCGATATTCCCATTTCTAATTGTATCAATTCTGATATAAAAAGGATGTACGTATTAACTCAATTTAATTCTGCCTCTTTAAATGCACATATTAAAAACACCTATCACTTTAGCTTTTTTAGTTCTGCCTTTGTTGATGTATTAGCTGCTGAACAAACGATACATAGTGATAAATGGTTTCAAGGTACCGCTGATGCTGTAAGACAAAGTATGCTCCATTTCTTGGAGAATGATTTTGAATATGCCCTAATTCTTTCTGGTGACCAATTATATCAAATGGATTTTAACGATATGATTAAAAAACATGAAGAAAGTGGCGCAGAAATTTCTATTGCTACTTATCCTGTTAATGCTAAAGATGCTACACAATTTGGTTTATTAAAAACTAATAACGAAAATATAATTACTTCTTTCATAGAAAAACCAGCTGCTGAATTATTGCCAGATTGGACTTCTGATGTTAGTGATGAAATGAAATCGCAAGGTAGAGATTACTTAGCTTCTATGGGAATCTATATCTTTAATAGAGATTTATTAGTTGAATTGATGAAAAATCCAGATACCAATGATTTTGGTAAAGAAATTATTCCACAAGCCATAGAAACACATAAAACATTAAGTTATCAATATGAAGGGTACTGGACTGATATTGGAAATATTGACTCGTTCTTTGAAGCTAATTTAGGATTAACAGATGACGTTCCTAAATTTAATTTATATGATGAGAAAGGAATATACACTAGACCAAGAATATTACCAACTTCTAAAATTGCAGGTTCTATTTTAAATAAAGCTGTAATTGGAGATGGATGTATTATTCATGCAGAAAAAATAGAAAGGTCTGTGATTGGTATTCGTTCTAGAATTGGTAAAAATTCTTTAATATCTAACACCTATATGATGGGGAATGATTCTTATGAAACTTTGAGTGAAGTTTCTGAAAACCATATTGAAATTATGATGGGAATTGGAGAAAGATGCTACATACATAACTGTATTATAGATAAAAATTGTAGAATTGGTGATGATGTTAGAATTAACGGTGGACCGCATATAGCAAATATAGAAACAGATACTTATATGGTTAAAGAGGGAATTGTAGTTATTAAAAAAGATGCTACTATACCAAAAGGAACCAACATCGGATAA
- a CDS encoding alpha-1,4-glucan--maltose-1-phosphate maltosyltransferase, with protein sequence MQNQSRIVVENIAPQLNSGQVSIKRVVDEIVHVTADVLVDGHDVLQANLLFKHEKDNKWTELRMTPTSNDEYTACFHTIKQGSYSYKVEGWVDYALNWQHGLERKIDDTQHVNSELLEGAELLLAITDKVTPEEKDYLLHLIFIFKNTKNYTEAIKEASSERLTSILKKYPEKILTETSQEYNVYVDRKKARFSTWYEFFPRSAAEQEGQHGTFNDCHRILPRVAQMGFDTLYFPPVHPIGEVNRKGKNNTTVAQDGDVGSTWGIGSKHGGHKDLHPQLGSLEDFKNLVTKAKELGIEVAMDYALQAAPDHPWVTEHPDWFKWRPDGTVQYAENPPKKYQDILPIYWESKDFKNLWQECLYTLLYWIDCGINVFRVDNPHTKPYFFWGWVIAEVKKQHPDVLFLAEAFTRPKVMQQLAKQGYTQSYTYFTWRDSKHELIEYVNELTKTDQKEYMRPNFWPNTPDINPFHLQGAPESKYIQRYVLAATLSSNIGIYGPVFEQMISDPIPGKEEYNMSEKFQLCHYDWFKQNKVTTLISKINHIRKEHESYQQTNNIKFVETGNDQIIAFYKWNDTRSNETLTIISLDAYNSQSGSIQLPLHDLKINNGQKVEVQDLVTRNCYDWYSEWNYVELHATLPFHIFKINK encoded by the coding sequence ATGCAAAATCAAAGTAGAATTGTAGTAGAAAATATTGCTCCACAATTAAATAGTGGACAAGTTAGTATTAAACGTGTTGTAGATGAAATTGTACATGTAACTGCAGACGTATTAGTGGACGGTCATGATGTACTTCAGGCTAATTTATTATTCAAACATGAAAAGGATAATAAATGGACAGAGCTTAGAATGACACCAACTTCTAATGATGAATACACAGCCTGTTTTCATACAATAAAACAGGGTTCTTATTCTTATAAAGTAGAAGGTTGGGTAGACTATGCCTTAAACTGGCAACATGGCTTAGAAAGAAAAATTGATGACACTCAACATGTAAATTCAGAACTTTTAGAAGGGGCAGAACTATTACTTGCAATTACAGATAAAGTAACTCCCGAAGAAAAAGACTATTTATTACATTTAATATTTATCTTTAAAAACACTAAAAACTATACAGAAGCCATTAAGGAAGCTAGTTCAGAAAGGTTAACATCAATTTTAAAAAAATATCCAGAGAAAATTTTAACAGAAACTTCTCAAGAATACAACGTTTACGTAGATAGAAAAAAGGCGAGATTTAGTACTTGGTATGAGTTCTTTCCACGTTCTGCTGCAGAGCAAGAAGGACAACACGGTACTTTTAATGATTGTCACAGAATATTACCAAGAGTTGCCCAAATGGGGTTTGATACCTTATACTTCCCTCCTGTTCATCCTATCGGAGAAGTAAATAGAAAAGGAAAGAACAACACCACTGTTGCACAAGATGGAGATGTTGGTTCTACTTGGGGAATTGGTTCTAAACATGGTGGTCATAAAGATCTGCATCCACAATTAGGTTCTTTAGAGGACTTTAAAAACTTAGTTACAAAAGCAAAGGAGTTAGGTATAGAAGTTGCTATGGATTACGCATTACAAGCTGCACCAGATCATCCATGGGTAACAGAACATCCAGATTGGTTTAAATGGAGACCAGATGGTACGGTACAATATGCCGAGAATCCTCCTAAAAAATATCAAGATATTCTTCCTATTTATTGGGAAAGTAAAGATTTTAAAAATCTTTGGCAAGAATGTTTATACACCTTATTATATTGGATAGATTGTGGAATTAATGTTTTTAGAGTTGATAACCCACATACAAAACCTTACTTCTTTTGGGGTTGGGTTATTGCAGAAGTAAAAAAACAGCATCCTGATGTATTATTTTTAGCAGAAGCATTTACCAGACCAAAGGTTATGCAACAATTGGCTAAACAAGGCTACACGCAATCTTACACTTATTTTACTTGGAGAGATTCTAAACATGAACTTATTGAGTATGTAAACGAACTAACCAAAACGGATCAAAAAGAATATATGCGACCTAATTTCTGGCCAAATACACCAGATATTAATCCATTTCATTTGCAAGGAGCTCCAGAAAGTAAATACATACAACGCTATGTTTTGGCAGCAACCTTAAGTTCTAATATTGGTATTTATGGCCCTGTCTTTGAACAAATGATTAGTGATCCAATTCCTGGAAAGGAAGAATATAATATGTCAGAGAAATTTCAACTTTGTCATTACGATTGGTTTAAACAAAATAAAGTAACCACTTTAATTTCTAAAATTAATCATATAAGAAAAGAGCACGAATCGTATCAACAAACAAACAATATCAAATTTGTAGAAACTGGTAATGATCAAATTATTGCATTCTATAAATGGAATGATACTAGAAGTAATGAAACATTGACAATTATAAGTTTAGATGCTTATAATTCTCAATCAGGCTCAATACAATTGCCCCTTCATGACCTAAAAATTAATAATGGCCAGAAAGTGGAAGTACAAGATTTGGTAACAAGAAATTGCTATGATTGGTATAGTGAATGGAATTATGTAGAGCTACATGCAACACTTCCATTCCACATTTTTAAAATCAACAAGTAA
- the glgB gene encoding 1,4-alpha-glucan branching protein GlgB, whose amino-acid sequence MAQTKVHSLFTEFDISLFKAGKHYRLYEKFGSHITTVDGIKGTYFAVWAPSAKSVSVIGDFNFWLEREHHLNVRWDGSGIWEGFIPDIGKGTIYKYKIRSANNNVTTEKADPFARRCEHPPKTASEVWEDDYSWNDKKWMKNRKKNNALDAPFSVYEVHLGSWKKQIEEGRFLSYRELADELVDYVAEMNFTHVEFMPIMEYPYDPSWGYQLTGYFAPTSRFGYPDEFKYLVDKFHEKGVGVLLDWVPSHFPSDDHGLGFFDGSHLYEHPDRRKGYHQDWKSLIFNYGRNEIKAFLISNAIFWLDQYHADGLRVDAVASMLFLDYSREEGEWEPNEFGGRENLDAINFIKEMNTAVYEAFPDVQTIAEESTSFPKVSKPIYDGGLGFGMKWMMGWMHDTLDYFAKEPIYRKHHQNELTFSLNYAFTENFMLPLSHDEVVYGKKSIVNKMPGDEWQKFANLRMLYSLMFTHPGTKLLFQGGEFGQTSEWNFNGSLDWHLLDYDVHKGAQNLVKDLNKLYQKEPALHEKQFSHEGFEWIDHGDHENSVMSYIRKGVSEKDNVIVILNLTPVPRENYRIGLPKTGTLKEIFNSDAVKYSGTGNFNNKKLTSEKKEWNNRKHSIELDLPPLGMIAFKYK is encoded by the coding sequence ATGGCGCAAACAAAAGTACACAGTCTTTTTACTGAATTTGATATTAGCCTATTTAAGGCCGGAAAACATTATCGTTTATACGAAAAATTTGGCTCACACATTACTACTGTAGACGGTATAAAAGGAACTTATTTTGCAGTTTGGGCACCAAGTGCTAAATCGGTATCCGTTATTGGAGATTTTAATTTCTGGTTAGAAAGAGAACATCACTTAAATGTACGTTGGGACGGAAGTGGTATTTGGGAAGGTTTTATACCAGATATTGGTAAAGGAACTATTTATAAATACAAAATAAGAAGTGCAAATAACAATGTAACCACAGAAAAAGCAGATCCTTTTGCAAGAAGATGTGAACATCCGCCAAAAACAGCATCAGAAGTTTGGGAAGATGATTACTCTTGGAATGACAAAAAATGGATGAAAAATAGAAAGAAAAACAACGCACTAGATGCTCCTTTTTCTGTTTATGAAGTTCATTTAGGTTCTTGGAAAAAACAAATTGAAGAAGGTCGTTTTTTAAGTTATAGAGAATTGGCCGATGAATTAGTGGATTATGTTGCGGAAATGAATTTTACACATGTAGAGTTTATGCCAATAATGGAATATCCGTACGACCCAAGTTGGGGATATCAATTAACAGGATATTTTGCACCAACATCTCGTTTTGGATATCCTGATGAATTTAAATATTTAGTGGATAAATTTCACGAAAAAGGAGTTGGAGTATTATTAGACTGGGTACCTTCACACTTCCCTTCAGACGATCATGGATTAGGATTCTTTGATGGATCTCATTTATACGAGCATCCAGATAGAAGAAAAGGGTATCATCAAGATTGGAAAAGTTTAATTTTCAATTATGGTAGAAACGAAATAAAAGCCTTTTTAATAAGTAACGCCATCTTTTGGTTAGACCAATACCATGCAGATGGTTTAAGAGTAGATGCTGTAGCTTCTATGTTGTTTTTAGACTATTCTAGAGAAGAAGGAGAATGGGAACCTAATGAATTTGGTGGTAGAGAAAATTTAGATGCAATTAACTTTATCAAAGAGATGAATACGGCTGTATATGAGGCTTTTCCTGATGTACAAACTATTGCAGAAGAATCTACTTCTTTTCCAAAAGTATCAAAACCAATTTACGATGGTGGTTTAGGATTTGGAATGAAATGGATGATGGGTTGGATGCATGACACCTTAGATTATTTTGCAAAAGAGCCTATCTACAGAAAACATCATCAAAATGAATTAACCTTCAGTTTAAATTACGCTTTTACAGAGAACTTTATGTTGCCTTTATCTCATGATGAAGTTGTGTATGGTAAAAAATCTATTGTAAATAAAATGCCTGGTGATGAATGGCAAAAATTTGCTAATTTAAGAATGCTATACAGTTTGATGTTTACACACCCTGGAACTAAATTATTATTTCAAGGTGGTGAGTTTGGACAAACTTCTGAATGGAATTTTAATGGTAGTTTAGATTGGCATTTATTAGATTACGATGTACATAAAGGAGCTCAAAATTTAGTAAAAGACTTAAATAAATTATATCAAAAAGAACCTGCATTACATGAAAAGCAATTTTCTCATGAAGGTTTTGAATGGATAGATCATGGAGATCATGAAAATTCTGTGATGTCTTATATTAGAAAAGGAGTAAGCGAAAAAGATAATGTCATCGTTATTTTAAATTTAACACCAGTTCCAAGAGAAAATTATAGAATAGGATTACCAAAAACAGGAACCTTAAAAGAAATTTTTAATAGTGATGCTGTAAAATATAGCGGAACAGGAAACTTTAATAATAAAAAATTAACCTCAGAAAAGAAAGAATGGAATAATAGAAAACATTCTATTGAATTAGATTTACCTCCACTAGGAATGATCGCATTTAAATACAAATAA
- a CDS encoding glycoside hydrolase family 31 protein, which yields MIVNTELEQKGNLFPSEIVSYKKDVDTLYFTTKNNVILQLTVVRDSVIRFRYATTGKFENDFSYGVTIHASRGYDFLDVTENETHYIVTTSKLICKVEKSSLQVKLFDAIDLKLINEDEIGFHWEESYEYGGDIVKMSKTCQRAESFYGLGDKPVDVNLKGKRFENWATDSYAFGKDTDPIYKAIPFYTAIQGGKSYGIFFDNTFKSHFDFAHERRNVASFWAQGGEMNYYFIYGPQMEDVVKNYTDLTGKPHTLPPLWALGFHQCKWSYYPETTVKEVTKTFRDLKIPCDAIYLDIDYMEGFRCFTWDKKHFPDPKRMVKELEDDGFKTVVIIDPGIKIDLEYDVFKEALDKDYFCKRADGPYMKGKVWPGECYFPDYTKPEVREWWSGLFKELIEDIGVKGVWNDMNEPAVMDVPNKSFPDDVRHDYDGNPCSHRKAHNIYGTQMARATYHGLKKYAYPKRPFVITRSAYSGAQRYTSTWMGDNVATWEHLAIANNQAQRMAMSGFSFAGSDIGGFAEQPQGELFARWIQLGVFHAFCRVHSSGDHGDQEPWVFGDEITDIVRKFVEIRYQLLPYLYTAFWKYINDGTPILKSLVLYDQEDTATHHRSDEFVYGEQILICPILEPNAKGRRMYVPRGNWYNFWTDELVEGGKEMWVEADIDSMPIFIKEGAIIPKYPVQQHVEEKEFDEITLDLYYKEGKESSQLYDDAHDGYDYKKGRFSLRTFKVTGKKEELIIQQHKQGDFNAGYTKFNIVFHNLPFEITSIEIDNVITPLNEANLDGNQSILIDKEFTQLHLIGK from the coding sequence ATGATTGTTAATACAGAGTTAGAACAAAAAGGAAATTTATTTCCTTCTGAAATTGTGAGCTACAAGAAAGATGTAGACACCTTATATTTTACCACAAAGAACAACGTAATATTACAACTTACTGTAGTTAGAGACAGTGTTATAAGATTTAGATATGCTACTACTGGTAAATTTGAAAATGATTTTTCTTATGGAGTAACCATACATGCTTCTAGAGGATATGATTTTTTAGACGTTACCGAAAATGAAACTCATTACATCGTTACAACATCAAAATTAATCTGTAAGGTAGAAAAAAGTAGCTTACAAGTTAAACTTTTTGATGCAATCGATTTAAAACTAATTAACGAAGATGAAATTGGTTTTCATTGGGAAGAAAGCTATGAATATGGTGGTGACATTGTAAAAATGAGTAAAACTTGCCAGAGAGCAGAAAGTTTTTATGGTTTAGGTGATAAACCTGTGGACGTAAACTTAAAAGGAAAACGTTTTGAAAACTGGGCTACAGATTCTTATGCTTTTGGTAAAGATACAGATCCTATTTACAAAGCAATTCCTTTTTATACTGCTATTCAAGGAGGTAAATCTTATGGAATTTTCTTTGATAACACTTTTAAATCACATTTCGATTTTGCACATGAAAGAAGAAATGTAGCTAGTTTTTGGGCACAAGGAGGTGAAATGAATTACTATTTTATCTACGGTCCACAAATGGAAGATGTTGTTAAAAATTATACAGACTTAACAGGAAAGCCACATACGTTGCCTCCATTATGGGCTTTAGGATTTCATCAATGTAAATGGAGTTATTACCCAGAAACAACCGTAAAAGAAGTTACCAAAACATTTAGAGATTTAAAAATCCCTTGTGATGCTATTTATTTAGACATCGATTATATGGAAGGATTCCGTTGTTTTACTTGGGATAAAAAACATTTTCCTGATCCAAAAAGAATGGTTAAGGAACTAGAAGACGATGGTTTTAAAACCGTAGTAATTATAGATCCAGGAATTAAAATAGATTTAGAATACGATGTTTTTAAAGAAGCATTAGATAAAGATTATTTCTGTAAACGTGCAGATGGACCTTATATGAAAGGTAAAGTTTGGCCTGGTGAATGTTATTTTCCAGATTATACAAAACCAGAAGTTAGAGAATGGTGGTCTGGATTGTTTAAAGAATTAATTGAAGATATTGGTGTAAAAGGTGTGTGGAATGATATGAACGAACCTGCTGTAATGGACGTTCCTAACAAATCTTTTCCAGATGATGTTCGTCATGATTATGATGGAAATCCTTGTTCTCATAGAAAAGCACACAATATTTATGGAACTCAAATGGCACGTGCTACCTACCATGGTTTAAAGAAATATGCATATCCAAAAAGACCTTTTGTAATTACAAGATCTGCGTATTCTGGAGCACAGCGTTATACTTCTACTTGGATGGGAGACAATGTTGCTACTTGGGAACATTTAGCAATTGCTAATAACCAAGCACAAAGAATGGCAATGTCTGGTTTTTCTTTTGCAGGATCTGATATTGGTGGATTTGCAGAGCAACCACAGGGCGAGTTGTTTGCACGTTGGATTCAACTAGGTGTATTTCATGCCTTTTGTAGAGTACACTCTTCTGGAGATCATGGAGATCAAGAACCTTGGGTTTTTGGAGATGAAATTACAGACATTGTAAGAAAATTCGTTGAAATTAGATACCAACTATTACCTTATTTATATACTGCATTTTGGAAATATATAAATGACGGAACACCAATCTTAAAGTCATTAGTATTATACGATCAAGAAGATACGGCTACACACCATAGAAGTGATGAATTTGTTTATGGAGAACAAATTTTAATTTGCCCAATACTAGAACCTAATGCTAAGGGAAGAAGAATGTATGTTCCTAGAGGTAACTGGTATAACTTTTGGACAGACGAACTTGTAGAAGGAGGAAAAGAAATGTGGGTAGAAGCAGATATTGACAGCATGCCAATATTTATTAAAGAAGGAGCAATTATACCTAAATACCCTGTACAACAACACGTAGAAGAAAAAGAATTTGATGAAATTACTTTAGATCTATATTATAAAGAAGGTAAGGAATCGTCACAATTATATGATGACGCCCATGATGGATATGATTATAAAAAAGGAAGGTTTAGTTTACGTACTTTTAAAGTAACAGGTAAAAAAGAAGAGTTAATTATACAACAACACAAACAAGGAGATTTTAATGCAGGTTATACCAAGTTTAATATTGTATTCCATAATTTACCTTTCGAAATTACCTCTATTGAAATAGATAACGTAATTACACCTTTAAATGAAGCTAATCTTGATGGAAATCAATCTATACTTATAGATAAAGAGTTTACTCAATTACATTTAATAGGAAAATAA